A portion of the Limanda limanda chromosome 3, fLimLim1.1, whole genome shotgun sequence genome contains these proteins:
- the LOC132998331 gene encoding tetraspanin-3-like, which yields MGQCGITSSKTVLVFLNLIFWAAAGILCYIGAYVFVTYDDYDHFFEDVYTLIPAIIIIAVGTLLFIIGLIGCCATIRESSCGLATFAAILLLVFVTECVVVVLGYIYRAKVEDQVNHSIQKVYNKYNGTNTDAPSRAIDYVQKQLHCCGIHNYSDWRNTRWFKESKNNSVPVSCCQPGISNCTGILTRPSDLYQEGCEALVVKKLKEIMMYVIWAALTFASIQMLGMLCACLVLCRRSHDPAYELLVTTNNYA from the exons ATGGGACAGTGTGGGATTACGTCGTCGAAAACCGTCCTGGTGTTTCTCAACCTCATATTCTGG GCTGCAGCTGGAATCTTATGCTACATTGGAGCTTATGTGTTTGTCACATACGACGACTATGACCACTTCTTCGAAGACGTGTACACTTTGATCCCGGCCATCATAATAATAGCCGTGGGGACTCTTCTCTTCATCATCGGCTTGATCGGCTGCTGTGCAACGATACGTGAGAGCTCCTGTGGTCTGGCGACT TTCGCTGCAATTCTCCTGCTGGTGTTTGTAACagagtgtgtggtggtggtgctcGGCTACATCTACAGGGCAAAG GTTGAAGACCAGGTGAATCACTCCATCCAGAAGGTTTACAACAAGTACAACGGCACCAACACCGACGCTCCCAGCCGCGCTATTGACTATGTGCAGAAGCAG CTTCACTGCTGCGGCATCCACAACTACTCTGACTGGAGGAACACTCGCTGGTTTAAAGAATCTAAGAACAACAGCGTCCCAGTCAGCTGCTGTCAGCCCGGCATCAGCAACTGTACTGGTATTCTCACGCGACCATCAGATCTCTACCAAGAG GGTTGTGAAGCTCTTGTCGTGAAGAAGTTGAAGGAGATCATGATGTACGTCATATGGGCTGCATTAACTTTTGCATCTATACAG ATGCTGGGGATGCTCTGTGCCTGCTTGGTGCTGTGCAGGAGGAGTCACGACCCGGCGTATGAGCTGCTGGTAACAACCAACAACTATGCGTGA